The following proteins come from a genomic window of Candidatus Neptunochlamydia vexilliferae:
- a CDS encoding ATP-binding protein: MDKKASFTAELASLHPILNWVGSHLEKTSFSDVEVRRIELALEEGIVNIISYAYQGTVGMIDVSFHSEEGKYVELTFEDSGEPFNPLTHKKERDPFVPIEEMEIGGLGIHFMKELMDKVEYKREGDKNTLRLQKKLPKD, from the coding sequence ATGGATAAAAAAGCTTCGTTTACAGCAGAGCTTGCCTCCCTTCATCCCATCCTTAACTGGGTAGGCAGCCATTTAGAAAAGACCTCTTTTTCAGATGTCGAAGTGCGGCGGATTGAGCTTGCCTTAGAAGAGGGGATCGTTAATATCATCTCCTATGCCTACCAAGGAACGGTGGGGATGATCGATGTCTCCTTCCACTCCGAAGAGGGGAAGTATGTAGAGCTCACCTTCGAAGACTCAGGCGAGCCATTCAACCCCCTGACCCATAAAAAAGAAAGGGATCCTTTCGTCCCCATAGAAGAGATGGAGATCGGGGGACTGGGGATCCACTTCATGAAAGAGCTTATGGACAAGGTTGAGTACAAGCGAGAAGGGGACAAAAATACCCTCCGCTTGCAAAAAAAACTCCCTAAAGATTAA
- the uhpC gene encoding MFS transporter family glucose-6-phosphate receptor UhpC codes for MSSTETAEDDEELKKKYRYWRLRIFYSIYVGYALFYFTRKSFTFAMPGLIADLGFDKADLGFLGSLLAITYGVSKFVSGMISDRSSLRYFMGLGLILTGVFNLFFGLSSSIVLFAVFLGMNGFFQGWGSPPCAKFLTYWYSQTERGRWWGLWNTSHNIGGAIIPLLCAFAIATFGWRYAMFFPGFLAIGAGLFLINRLRDTPKEVGLPSIEKFRNDYPEDKGREEETEGKLSTKELLMEHILKNKFMWILAVSFFFVYIIRTGINDWIQLYLMEDRGYTLMWAGSCVFWFEVGGIFGSLAAGYLSDTVFRGRRGPVNILFTLGIIATLGALWFLPSAGLLVISLVMFSFGFFVFGPQMLIGMAAAELVNKKAAGTATGFVGLFAYLGAACAGWPIGRITEDFGWPGFFLLLAVCGAIAVSLLLPLWSKGGRVQLTAETT; via the coding sequence GTGAGCAGTACAGAAACGGCCGAAGACGATGAAGAACTGAAGAAGAAGTATCGCTACTGGCGCCTTCGGATTTTTTATAGCATCTACGTCGGCTATGCCCTTTTTTATTTTACGAGGAAAAGTTTTACCTTTGCGATGCCGGGGCTGATTGCCGATCTCGGGTTTGATAAGGCCGATTTGGGCTTCTTGGGGAGTTTGTTGGCCATTACCTATGGGGTGAGCAAGTTTGTGAGCGGGATGATCTCCGATCGGTCGAGCTTGAGGTACTTCATGGGGCTGGGGCTGATTCTAACGGGGGTCTTTAATCTCTTTTTTGGCCTCTCTTCGTCGATCGTCCTTTTTGCGGTTTTCTTGGGGATGAATGGCTTTTTTCAGGGGTGGGGCTCTCCACCTTGTGCGAAGTTTTTGACCTATTGGTACTCTCAGACGGAGCGGGGACGTTGGTGGGGGCTGTGGAATACCTCCCATAATATTGGGGGAGCGATCATTCCCTTGCTCTGCGCCTTTGCGATCGCTACCTTTGGGTGGCGCTATGCGATGTTCTTCCCTGGGTTTCTTGCGATTGGGGCGGGGCTCTTTTTGATCAACCGCTTGAGAGATACCCCAAAGGAGGTGGGGCTCCCTTCGATAGAAAAGTTCCGCAACGACTATCCTGAAGATAAGGGGCGGGAAGAGGAGACGGAGGGGAAGCTGTCGACGAAGGAGCTTTTGATGGAACATATCCTTAAAAATAAGTTCATGTGGATCTTGGCGGTCTCCTTTTTCTTTGTCTATATCATCCGAACGGGGATTAACGATTGGATTCAGCTTTACCTGATGGAGGATCGGGGCTACACGTTGATGTGGGCGGGTTCGTGTGTGTTTTGGTTTGAGGTGGGGGGGATCTTTGGAAGCCTAGCGGCTGGGTACCTTTCCGATACGGTCTTTAGGGGGAGGAGGGGGCCGGTCAACATCCTCTTCACGTTGGGGATTATTGCAACCCTTGGAGCCCTTTGGTTCCTCCCGTCTGCGGGTCTCTTGGTCATTTCGCTGGTGATGTTTTCTTTTGGGTTTTTCGTGTTTGGTCCACAAATGCTTATCGGAATGGCGGCAGCTGAGCTTGTGAATAAAAAGGCGGCGGGAACGGCGACCGGCTTTGTGGGGCTGTTTGCCTACTTGGGAGCTGCTTGTGCGGGATGGCCGATCGGGCGGATCACCGAAGATTTTGGATGGCCTGGGTTTTTCCTCCTCCTTGCTGTTTGTGGGGCGATTGCTGTGAGCCTCCTCCTTCCCTTGTGGTCCAAGGGAGGACGGGTACAGCTGACTGCAGAAACGACTTAA
- the lptE gene encoding LPS assembly lipoprotein LptE → MDPLFHHSLVSKNLPLSYGQWYRFLEIKLWQKPGRSFSKKLLGLIASFSLTLAGCGYHVDDQSGGPTLSVPYFKGDKDGALTDAVIKGLATSGNFNYATSGGTLVLEGRVTSDTSHHIGYQYDRRPVSGERVRRLIPNEGRREITVQLTLIDSRTQKVVHGPIQVSAYSDYDFVDSDSLQDTSFIDRCGVRTPVLFFSLGQLDSVDGAKAAAATPIHARLARKIVEGLSNLSYSDPNG, encoded by the coding sequence ATGGACCCACTTTTTCACCATTCTTTGGTCTCCAAAAATCTCCCCTTGTCTTATGGACAATGGTATCGATTTTTGGAGATCAAACTCTGGCAAAAACCTGGGCGCAGTTTCTCCAAAAAACTTTTGGGATTGATCGCTAGTTTCTCTTTAACCCTCGCTGGATGTGGTTACCACGTCGATGATCAAAGTGGCGGTCCCACCCTTTCTGTTCCCTATTTTAAAGGGGATAAAGATGGAGCGCTGACCGATGCGGTGATTAAAGGGCTTGCCACTTCAGGAAATTTCAACTATGCAACCAGTGGTGGTACTCTTGTCTTAGAGGGAAGGGTGACCTCCGATACCTCCCACCATATCGGTTACCAATATGACCGGAGGCCTGTTTCTGGAGAGCGGGTCCGCCGCCTGATTCCCAATGAGGGAAGGCGAGAAATCACCGTTCAGCTTACTCTCATCGATAGTCGGACCCAAAAGGTGGTCCATGGTCCGATCCAGGTTTCCGCCTATAGCGACTACGACTTTGTCGACTCTGACTCTCTCCAGGACACCTCCTTTATCGATAGATGTGGCGTGCGCACTCCCGTCCTCTTCTTTTCCCTGGGCCAGCTCGACTCGGTCGACGGGGCCAAAGCTGCAGCTGCCACACCGATTCATGCCCGTCTTGCCCGCAAAATTGTTGAAGGACTCTCAAATCTGAGCTATAGTGACCCTAATGGATAA
- the dnaE gene encoding DNA polymerase III subunit alpha — MVWIPLHLHSQYSILDSTASVQALVEKGASYGMHSLALTDFCNLFGAVDFFKACKKGGIKPIIGCEVMVAPVSRTDKKRLSGHSVAYPLILLAKDQEGYRNLCKISSIGYLEGFYYTPRVDKEILEKYSGGLIALSGPIQSRISQWIIQERDEELEEELVWSKKVYGEDFYFELQRHQMSDEHIHAEGIEKESWLYQYYLDRVKNQTKVNEKLLSLSKERGIPCVATNDTHYIDREDWRAHEILMNVQSGEPVEIIERDSFGNPRGRDLNPKRKVVPTHELYFKSPQEMEALFADVPEALTNSEKIAGLCNVEIDFKTRFYPVFVPPYLEGTEFDEKTREEASAAFLRKLCEEGISKRYTPERLEKVQEKYPDQEPLEVVKQRLEGELEIIISKGMCDYLLIVYDFIAWAKGEGIPVGPGRGSGAGSIILYLIGITDIEPLRFNLFFERFINPERMSYPDIDVDICMDRRSEVIDYTLKKYGKEKVAQIITFGTMKAKMAIKDVGRVLSVPLAKVNEIAKLVPEDPTMTLKRAFELDPELRAMAEHDEDGKRILEYAKRLEGSIRNTGIHAAGLIICGDPLTDHIPICNAKDSEMAVTQYSMKPVEAVGMLKIDFLGLKTLTSIQKTVDAIEERGSEKIDWVDLPLEDQTTFNLLNQGKTGGVFQLESTGMQELAKHLHIDKFEEIIAVGALYRPGPMEMIPSFINRKHGREKIEIDHPAMKDVIAETYGIMVYQEQVMQIASLLAGYSLGEGDVLRRAMGKKDREEMAKQREKFRTGAIEKGIDENLSMEIFDKIEKFASYGFNKSHAAAYGYLSYVTAYLKANYPKEWLAALMTCDSDDLTKVAKHIRECEAMGIKILPPDVNESGTEFAAAPSGIRFAMSGVKGVGRGVVESILIERKQSGPYKSFYDFFKRIDLTKVGKKVIEHLVDAGSFDFTGWTRQELLEGVEPMFEQTLREQKEKAKGVIDFFSLLEDETNHAFLEPPKVMRQQEKKEILAKEKELLGFYLTGHPMEEYRPLVEKLGCQAFHEFEAGSVVKTAFIIESVAVKVSKKTGKKFAILMISDGVEHFELPIWSEMYESNTLLFIEGQLLFAILQLDKDDDAIKLRCRLLEDLTLIKEDNIAQLDTLHEQFKKRAKSDARWEKKKPAEVVMDKKLNLTLDVNQVRLSQIVKLKKLFQRYPGAASVYIAFNHGERKVGAVEVESKWGVGWSPEVENHLKSFSFIETFSFEG, encoded by the coding sequence GTGGTTTGGATTCCCCTTCACCTACATTCACAGTATTCGATTCTCGATTCAACGGCGTCGGTCCAGGCCCTTGTTGAAAAAGGGGCAAGCTATGGGATGCACTCCCTAGCGCTCACCGATTTTTGTAACCTATTTGGCGCTGTCGACTTTTTTAAAGCATGCAAAAAGGGGGGCATCAAGCCGATCATTGGGTGTGAGGTGATGGTGGCGCCGGTTTCCCGCACAGATAAAAAACGGCTCTCGGGTCATTCGGTCGCTTACCCTCTCATCCTCCTCGCTAAGGACCAAGAGGGGTACCGTAACCTATGCAAAATCTCTTCAATCGGTTATTTGGAAGGGTTTTACTATACCCCTCGTGTGGATAAAGAGATTTTGGAAAAGTATAGCGGCGGACTGATCGCGCTTTCGGGGCCTATTCAAAGTCGCATTTCCCAATGGATCATTCAAGAGCGGGATGAAGAGCTTGAAGAAGAGCTTGTCTGGTCCAAAAAGGTCTATGGAGAGGACTTTTACTTTGAGCTTCAGCGCCACCAGATGAGCGATGAGCATATCCACGCGGAAGGGATCGAAAAAGAATCCTGGCTTTACCAATACTACCTCGACCGGGTGAAAAATCAAACCAAGGTGAATGAAAAACTGCTCTCCCTTTCTAAGGAGCGGGGAATCCCTTGCGTTGCGACCAACGATACCCACTACATCGATCGGGAAGATTGGCGCGCTCATGAAATTTTAATGAATGTGCAGTCGGGAGAGCCGGTTGAAATCATTGAGCGGGACTCTTTTGGAAACCCTCGGGGAAGAGATCTTAACCCTAAGCGGAAAGTGGTCCCCACACACGAGCTTTACTTCAAATCGCCACAGGAGATGGAAGCCCTTTTTGCCGATGTGCCAGAAGCGCTTACAAATAGTGAAAAAATTGCTGGTCTTTGCAATGTCGAAATCGACTTTAAAACCCGCTTTTATCCTGTCTTTGTCCCTCCCTATTTAGAGGGAACGGAGTTTGATGAAAAGACCCGCGAGGAAGCATCGGCCGCCTTTTTAAGAAAGCTTTGTGAAGAGGGGATTTCAAAACGGTATACCCCGGAGCGGCTCGAAAAAGTTCAAGAAAAATACCCCGATCAAGAGCCGCTGGAGGTGGTAAAACAAAGGCTTGAAGGGGAGCTTGAGATTATCATCTCAAAAGGGATGTGTGATTACCTTCTCATCGTTTATGACTTTATAGCTTGGGCAAAAGGAGAAGGAATTCCCGTTGGACCGGGGCGGGGTTCGGGAGCCGGATCGATCATCCTCTATCTTATTGGCATTACCGATATCGAACCCCTGCGCTTCAACCTCTTCTTCGAACGTTTTATCAATCCCGAAAGGATGTCTTACCCCGATATCGACGTTGACATCTGCATGGACCGCCGCTCTGAAGTGATCGACTATACCCTCAAAAAGTATGGGAAGGAAAAGGTGGCTCAAATCATTACCTTTGGAACGATGAAAGCAAAGATGGCGATCAAAGATGTGGGACGGGTCCTCAGTGTTCCTTTGGCGAAGGTCAATGAAATCGCAAAGCTTGTTCCCGAAGATCCAACGATGACCCTCAAAAGGGCCTTTGAGCTCGACCCCGAACTGCGGGCGATGGCTGAACATGATGAAGATGGGAAACGGATTTTGGAGTATGCTAAGCGCCTGGAAGGATCGATCCGCAATACGGGAATCCACGCTGCGGGGCTGATCATTTGTGGGGATCCCCTAACCGATCACATCCCTATTTGCAATGCCAAAGACTCAGAAATGGCTGTCACCCAATACTCGATGAAGCCGGTTGAAGCAGTCGGGATGTTGAAAATTGACTTCCTTGGGCTTAAAACCTTAACCTCGATCCAAAAAACGGTCGATGCAATCGAAGAGCGGGGGAGCGAAAAAATCGATTGGGTTGACCTTCCTCTTGAAGATCAAACGACGTTTAACCTCCTAAACCAGGGAAAAACAGGGGGCGTTTTCCAATTGGAATCGACGGGGATGCAAGAGCTTGCCAAACACCTCCACATCGATAAGTTTGAAGAGATCATTGCGGTAGGTGCCCTCTACCGTCCCGGTCCGATGGAGATGATCCCTTCTTTTATCAACCGGAAGCATGGGCGGGAAAAAATCGAGATCGACCATCCTGCCATGAAAGATGTGATTGCAGAGACTTATGGGATCATGGTCTACCAAGAGCAGGTGATGCAGATTGCATCGCTCCTTGCCGGCTACTCGCTGGGTGAGGGGGATGTTTTGCGCCGCGCTATGGGAAAAAAAGATCGGGAAGAGATGGCCAAGCAGCGGGAAAAATTCCGAACCGGTGCGATTGAAAAGGGGATCGATGAAAACCTTTCCATGGAGATTTTTGACAAGATCGAAAAGTTTGCCTCCTATGGATTTAACAAATCGCACGCTGCTGCTTACGGCTACCTCAGCTATGTTACCGCCTACTTAAAAGCCAACTACCCTAAAGAATGGCTTGCAGCGCTGATGACCTGCGATAGTGATGATCTCACAAAAGTTGCCAAACATATCCGTGAATGTGAAGCGATGGGGATCAAAATTCTTCCCCCTGACGTCAATGAATCGGGAACAGAATTTGCCGCAGCTCCTTCAGGAATTCGGTTTGCCATGTCAGGGGTTAAAGGGGTGGGGCGAGGCGTTGTAGAAAGTATCCTTATCGAAAGAAAACAGAGTGGCCCCTACAAGTCATTTTATGACTTTTTCAAGCGGATCGATTTGACAAAAGTGGGAAAAAAAGTGATCGAACACCTTGTCGATGCGGGGAGCTTTGACTTTACAGGATGGACGCGGCAAGAACTTTTAGAAGGGGTTGAGCCGATGTTTGAGCAAACCTTGCGTGAGCAAAAAGAAAAAGCAAAGGGAGTGATCGACTTCTTTTCCCTTTTAGAAGATGAGACAAACCATGCTTTTCTTGAGCCCCCAAAAGTCATGCGGCAACAAGAAAAAAAAGAGATCTTAGCGAAGGAAAAAGAGCTCCTTGGTTTTTACCTAACCGGTCATCCGATGGAAGAGTATCGCCCCCTTGTTGAAAAACTCGGGTGTCAAGCCTTCCATGAATTTGAAGCAGGAAGTGTTGTAAAAACCGCCTTTATTATCGAAAGTGTCGCGGTTAAAGTTTCGAAGAAAACGGGGAAAAAGTTTGCAATTCTCATGATCAGCGATGGGGTAGAACATTTTGAGCTTCCTATTTGGTCTGAAATGTATGAGTCCAATACCCTCCTATTCATCGAAGGGCAGCTCCTTTTTGCGATTCTTCAACTCGATAAAGATGACGATGCGATCAAATTGAGGTGTCGCTTGTTGGAAGATTTGACGCTCATTAAAGAGGATAATATCGCTCAGCTCGATACCCTTCATGAGCAGTTCAAAAAAAGGGCCAAGTCAGATGCAAGATGGGAAAAGAAAAAACCGGCAGAGGTAGTCATGGATAAAAAACTAAATTTAACTTTAGATGTGAACCAGGTTCGGTTATCTCAAATTGTTAAGTTAAAAAAACTTTTTCAGCGCTATCCAGGGGCTGCTTCGGTCTACATTGCTTTTAACCATGGAGAGAGAAAAGTGGGGGCTGTTGAGGTTGAATCGAAGTGGGGCGTTGGGTGGAGTCCTGAGGTAGAAAACCACCTAAAATCATTTTCCTTTATCGAAACCTTTTCTTTTGAAGGATAA
- the bamD gene encoding outer membrane protein assembly factor BamD yields MRKLLFAFLLCLGAVNANPLDPVVRSQINVHQYYSKMIDYYQKEDWKRLAWQCQDLIADFPTSPFARESYYYLGVAHLNMNNFAFANQAFSDYLKEELSPKFFDQVIRYKFEIAKAFDGGARTHLFGWHRMPKWLPAYEEAIEIYDEVITTLPRDDLAAQSLFHKGALLLRMEEYAKSVEAFQTLIRRFPKHPLAVDGYIGISHAHLTECEKEFPDENKLELAQISLRKFRYQFPSEPRIEEAEGMVLKMKEELAKDLLEIAEFYQRTKKPKAAKIYHDTILKRYPETKTALKSEKQLEKLHVKMDSH; encoded by the coding sequence ATGAGAAAATTATTATTTGCTTTCCTGCTTTGCCTAGGTGCGGTTAATGCCAACCCCCTTGACCCCGTCGTGCGGAGTCAGATCAATGTTCATCAATACTACTCGAAGATGATCGACTACTACCAGAAGGAGGACTGGAAGCGTCTTGCCTGGCAGTGTCAAGATTTGATCGCTGACTTTCCAACAAGTCCCTTTGCTCGGGAATCCTATTACTATCTAGGGGTTGCCCATTTAAACATGAACAACTTTGCCTTTGCAAACCAGGCCTTTTCCGATTATCTCAAAGAAGAGCTCAGCCCAAAGTTTTTTGATCAAGTGATCCGTTACAAATTTGAGATTGCAAAAGCCTTTGATGGAGGAGCGCGCACCCATCTTTTTGGGTGGCACCGGATGCCCAAGTGGCTTCCCGCCTATGAAGAAGCGATTGAGATTTATGATGAGGTGATTACCACCCTTCCTCGCGATGATTTAGCTGCACAATCCCTTTTCCATAAGGGGGCTCTCCTCCTTCGGATGGAGGAATATGCCAAAAGTGTTGAAGCATTCCAAACCCTGATCCGCCGTTTTCCCAAACATCCCCTTGCTGTTGATGGCTACATTGGAATTAGCCATGCCCACCTGACCGAGTGTGAAAAAGAATTCCCCGATGAGAACAAGCTCGAATTGGCACAGATTAGTCTGCGAAAATTTCGGTATCAATTTCCCAGCGAGCCCCGTATCGAAGAAGCCGAAGGAATGGTCCTGAAGATGAAGGAAGAGCTTGCAAAAGATCTTCTTGAAATCGCTGAGTTTTACCAGCGAACCAAAAAGCCAAAAGCGGCAAAGATCTATCACGATACGATTTTGAAGAGATATCCTGAGACCAAAACAGCGCTCAAGTCAGAAAAGCAGCTAGAAAAGCTTCATGTTAAAATGGATTCTCATTAG